From the genome of Yersinia enterocolitica, one region includes:
- a CDS encoding selenocysteinyl-tRNA-specific translation elongation factor SelB: MIIATAGHVDHGKTTLLQAITGVNADRLPEEKQRGMTIDLGYAYWPQPDGSVMGFIDVPGHEKFLANMLAGVGGIDHALLVVACDDGVMAQTREHLAILRLSGRPTLTVALTKADRVDDERIEQARQQVLAELAAQGWQAEQVTLFVTAAATERGINELREHLAQYHQQNAQHSRLQRRFRLAIDRAFSVKGAGLVVTGTALAGQVELGDTLWLTGGDCPVRVRGIHAQNQNTSQAQAGQRIALNISGDISKQQINRGDWLLTQQPPQATERVLVIVDADTPIQHWQPLHLHHAASHITGRFSLLTNPQPTDENPQPILAELLLDNPLSLAENDRLILRDIAAKKTLGGARVIHLTAPKRGKRQPAYLSWLTALAQAASDREVLDLHLAQGPVSLSDFSWARQLTERDMADLLAQTDSVVAGDIALSRPHAQQGQQTLLHVLCLYHQQHGDQLGLGRARLRRMALPTLDEGLVFRLIDDLLAEGALKNTRGWLHLPAHGLAFTAEEQVQWQQVASYFADDPWWVRDLAAQMQIEEGEMRTLLRKAAQLGYITAIVPDRYYRSQRIEQFADLVRELDASQGSACASDFRDRLGVGRKLAIQILEFFDRSGFTRRRGNDHLLRDSGLFLNTSPNM; the protein is encoded by the coding sequence ATGATTATTGCAACAGCAGGCCATGTCGATCATGGCAAAACGACACTCTTACAGGCTATCACCGGGGTGAATGCGGATCGCCTGCCGGAAGAAAAACAGCGCGGCATGACCATTGATCTGGGTTATGCCTATTGGCCCCAGCCCGACGGCAGCGTTATGGGTTTTATCGATGTCCCCGGCCATGAGAAGTTTTTAGCCAATATGTTGGCGGGCGTGGGCGGTATTGATCATGCTTTGCTGGTGGTTGCCTGTGATGATGGTGTCATGGCACAAACCCGCGAGCATCTGGCGATTTTGCGCCTCAGCGGTCGCCCCACGTTGACCGTGGCACTGACCAAAGCTGATCGGGTTGATGATGAGCGTATCGAACAGGCTCGCCAGCAGGTGCTGGCAGAGCTGGCGGCACAGGGCTGGCAAGCAGAGCAAGTCACTTTGTTCGTGACGGCGGCGGCGACCGAGCGTGGCATTAACGAATTACGTGAACATCTGGCGCAATACCACCAACAAAATGCACAGCACAGCCGGTTACAGCGGCGCTTTCGTCTGGCTATCGATCGTGCATTCAGTGTGAAAGGGGCTGGCTTGGTGGTAACGGGCACGGCGTTGGCAGGTCAGGTGGAACTCGGTGATACCTTATGGCTCACCGGCGGCGACTGTCCGGTGCGGGTGCGTGGTATCCATGCCCAAAATCAAAATACATCACAGGCGCAAGCTGGCCAGCGTATCGCCCTGAATATCAGTGGCGATATCAGCAAACAACAGATCAACCGCGGTGACTGGCTATTAACGCAACAGCCGCCGCAGGCCACGGAGCGGGTACTTGTCATTGTGGATGCTGATACACCGATCCAACATTGGCAACCTTTACATCTGCATCATGCCGCCAGCCATATTACCGGGCGTTTTTCGCTGCTGACCAATCCACAACCTACCGACGAGAACCCCCAGCCGATACTTGCTGAACTGCTGTTGGATAACCCGCTATCGCTGGCTGAAAACGATCGTCTTATTCTGCGTGATATTGCGGCGAAGAAGACCTTGGGCGGTGCTCGGGTGATTCATCTGACGGCCCCCAAACGCGGCAAACGGCAACCTGCGTATTTATCTTGGTTAACCGCGCTGGCCCAGGCAGCCTCTGACCGTGAAGTGCTAGATTTACATCTGGCCCAAGGGCCGGTTTCTTTGTCTGACTTCAGTTGGGCACGCCAGCTAACTGAACGTGATATGGCGGACTTACTGGCGCAGACCGATAGCGTTGTCGCCGGTGATATCGCACTCTCGCGCCCTCATGCTCAGCAAGGGCAACAAACCTTATTACATGTCCTGTGCCTGTATCATCAACAGCATGGTGATCAGTTAGGATTAGGGCGGGCGCGCTTGCGGCGTATGGCGTTGCCAACGCTGGATGAAGGGCTGGTATTCCGTTTGATTGATGATCTGCTGGCTGAAGGGGCGCTAAAGAATACCCGTGGCTGGCTACATCTGCCAGCTCATGGCCTGGCATTTACTGCCGAGGAGCAGGTTCAGTGGCAGCAGGTCGCATCCTATTTTGCCGATGACCCTTGGTGGGTGCGCGATTTGGCGGCACAGATGCAGATTGAAGAAGGTGAGATGCGCACACTATTGCGCAAAGCGGCACAACTGGGCTATATCACAGCAATTGTTCCTGATCGCTACTATCGCAGCCAGCGTATTGAGCAATTCGCTGATTTGGTACGTGAGCTGGATGCCAGCCAGGGCAGCGCCTGTGCCTCAGATTTCCGCGATAGACTGGGTGTTGGCCGCAAACTGGCGATTCAAATCCTTGAATTCTTTGACCGCAGTGGGTTTACTCGCCGCCGAGGTAACGACCATTTGTTGCGTGACAGTGGGCTATTTCTTAATACATCTCCTAATATGTAA
- a CDS encoding formate dehydrogenase accessory protein FdhE, producing the protein MSIRIVPKDQLGKQSEKGTTAGNIPPLLFANLKSLYTRRTERLQQLALDNPLSDYLDFAAKITQAQQKALHDHPLVLDMQAELEQSAASGKPPLDLSVFPRTEHWRKLLSALIAELRPDAPDHIVAVLDNLDKASVHELELYADALLNREFAQIGSEKAPFIWAALSLYWAQMASQIPGKARAEYGEHRQFCPVCGSIPVSSVVHIGTQNGLRYLHCNLCESEWHVVRIKCSNCEQTRDLNYWSLDSELAAVKAESCGDCGTYLKILYQEKDPQVEAVADDLASLILDAKMEGEGFARSSINPFLFPGE; encoded by the coding sequence ATGAGTATTCGCATTGTCCCTAAAGATCAACTAGGAAAACAAAGCGAAAAAGGCACAACGGCGGGGAATATCCCGCCGTTACTTTTCGCGAATTTAAAAAGCCTGTATACCCGGCGCACTGAACGTTTACAGCAACTTGCGCTGGATAACCCGTTGTCCGATTATCTGGATTTTGCGGCTAAAATTACCCAAGCGCAGCAAAAAGCGCTGCATGACCATCCGCTGGTGTTGGATATGCAGGCTGAGTTGGAGCAATCCGCTGCCAGCGGTAAACCGCCCCTGGATCTGAGTGTTTTTCCTCGCACTGAACATTGGCGTAAGCTCCTGTCAGCACTGATTGCTGAACTACGCCCTGATGCCCCGGATCATATTGTGGCCGTATTGGATAATCTGGATAAGGCATCGGTACATGAGCTGGAACTGTATGCTGATGCGCTGTTAAACCGCGAGTTTGCCCAAATCGGCAGTGAAAAAGCGCCATTCATCTGGGCGGCTTTATCGTTGTATTGGGCGCAGATGGCCAGCCAGATCCCCGGTAAGGCGCGAGCTGAATATGGTGAACATCGCCAGTTCTGCCCAGTCTGCGGCAGTATTCCGGTCTCCAGCGTGGTGCATATCGGTACCCAAAACGGTTTACGTTATCTGCACTGCAACTTGTGTGAAAGCGAGTGGCATGTGGTCCGAATCAAATGCAGTAACTGCGAACAGACCCGTGATTTGAATTACTGGTCACTGGACAGTGAACTGGCGGCAGTAAAAGCGGAAAGTTGTGGTGATTGCGGCACTTACCTGAAAATTCTCTATCAGGAAAAAGACCCACAAGTTGAAGCGGTTGCTGATGATCTGGCCTCGCTTATTCTTGATGCCAAAATGGAAGGTGAAGGATTCGCCCGCAGCAGTATCAATCCATTCTTGTTTCCAGGGGAATAG
- the fdnG gene encoding formate dehydrogenase-N subunit alpha → MQVSRRQFFKICAGGMAGTTVAALGFTPSVALAETRNYKLLRARETRNTCTYCSVGCGLLMYSLGDGAKNAKESIFHIEGDPDHPVNRGALCPKGAGLVDFIHSESRLKYPEYRAPGSDKWQRITWNDAFDRIAKLMKEDRDANFIKTNDAGVTVNRWLSTGMLCASASSNETGYLTQKFSRALGMLAVDNQARVUHGPTVASLAPTFGRGAMTNHWVDIKNADLIIVMGGNAAEAHPVGFRWAMEAKIHNNAKLLVIDPRFTRTASVADFYTPIRSGSDIAFLSGVLLYLMTNNKINREYVEAYTNASLLVREDFTFDDGLFSGYDAENRKYDKTTWNYQLDENGFAKRDVTLQDPRCVWNLLKEHVSRYTPEVVSNICGTPKEDFLQVCEYLAETSVSNKTATFLYALGWTQHSVGAQNIRTMAMIQLLLGNMGMAGGGINALRGHSNIQGLTDLGLLSQSLPGYLNLPSEKQPDIDTYLKANTPKTLLPGQVNYWSNYPKFFVSLMKSFYGDKAQKENGWGYDWLPKWDKGYDVLQYFEMMSQGKVNGYICQGFNPVASFPNKNKVVASLSKLKFLVTIDPLNTETANFWQNHGEFNDVSPSKIQTEVFRLPSSCFAEENGSIVNSSRWLQWHWKGADSPGEALNDGAILAGIFSRLRDMYHRDGGAVPEQVLNMTWDYLTPDNPEPEEVAQESNGKALADITDADGKVLVKKGEQLSTFAHLRDDGTTASGCWIFAGSWTPAGNQMARRDNADPSGLGNTLGWAWAWPLNRRILYNRASADPQGKPWDPKRQLLEWDGTKWGGVDIPDYSAAAPGSDVGPFIMQPEGMGRLFAIDKMAEGPFPEHYEPFETPLGTNPLHPNVISNPAARVFKDDLAAMGSHEQFPYVGTTYRLTEHFHYWTKHVLLNAIAQPEQFVEIGEKLAAKKGIKQGDTVKVSSNRGYIKAKAVVTKRIRTLNVHGQEVDTIGIPIHWGYEGVAKKGFLANTLTPFVGDANTQTPEFKAFLVNVEKV, encoded by the coding sequence ATGCAGGTCAGCAGAAGGCAGTTCTTTAAGATCTGCGCTGGCGGTATGGCAGGAACCACGGTCGCGGCACTCGGCTTTACGCCGTCAGTGGCGCTGGCGGAAACGCGCAATTACAAATTGCTGCGCGCCCGTGAGACGCGGAATACCTGTACATATTGCTCCGTTGGTTGCGGGCTTTTGATGTATAGCCTCGGTGACGGCGCAAAAAACGCCAAAGAGAGTATTTTCCATATCGAAGGGGACCCGGACCATCCGGTAAACCGTGGCGCGCTGTGCCCGAAAGGTGCAGGGCTGGTGGATTTTATCCATAGCGAAAGCCGCCTGAAATATCCTGAATACCGTGCTCCGGGTTCAGATAAATGGCAGCGAATCACTTGGAATGATGCATTTGACCGCATTGCCAAGCTGATGAAAGAAGACCGGGACGCTAACTTCATTAAGACCAACGACGCCGGTGTTACCGTCAACCGTTGGCTGAGTACCGGTATGCTGTGTGCCTCGGCATCCAGTAACGAAACGGGTTATCTGACCCAGAAATTTAGTCGCGCTCTCGGCATGCTTGCCGTAGACAACCAAGCACGTGTCTGACACGGACCAACGGTAGCAAGTCTTGCTCCAACATTTGGTCGCGGTGCGATGACCAACCACTGGGTTGACATCAAGAACGCAGACTTAATTATCGTCATGGGCGGTAATGCGGCAGAAGCGCATCCGGTGGGGTTCCGCTGGGCGATGGAAGCCAAAATCCACAACAATGCCAAGTTGCTGGTGATAGACCCACGCTTTACTCGTACTGCATCGGTGGCGGACTTCTATACGCCAATCCGCTCCGGTAGCGATATCGCGTTCCTGTCCGGCGTGTTGTTGTATCTGATGACCAACAACAAAATTAACCGCGAATACGTCGAAGCTTATACCAACGCCAGCTTGCTGGTGCGGGAAGACTTTACCTTTGATGACGGCCTGTTCAGTGGCTATGACGCCGAAAATCGCAAATACGACAAAACCACCTGGAATTACCAGTTGGATGAAAACGGCTTTGCCAAACGCGATGTCACGCTGCAAGACCCGCGCTGTGTGTGGAACTTGCTGAAAGAACACGTCAGCCGTTACACGCCAGAGGTGGTCTCCAATATTTGCGGTACGCCAAAAGAAGATTTCTTGCAGGTTTGCGAATATCTCGCCGAAACCAGTGTGTCCAATAAAACCGCCACATTCCTGTATGCGCTGGGCTGGACACAACACTCGGTTGGCGCGCAGAACATCCGTACCATGGCGATGATCCAGTTGTTACTGGGCAATATGGGCATGGCGGGGGGCGGTATTAACGCCTTGCGCGGTCACTCTAATATTCAGGGTTTAACTGACCTGGGTTTGCTGTCACAAAGCTTGCCGGGCTACCTGAATCTGCCGTCAGAAAAACAGCCGGATATTGACACTTATCTGAAGGCCAACACGCCGAAAACCCTGTTGCCGGGCCAGGTTAACTACTGGAGCAATTACCCGAAATTCTTCGTCAGTTTGATGAAAAGTTTCTACGGTGATAAAGCCCAGAAAGAGAACGGCTGGGGCTACGACTGGTTGCCGAAGTGGGATAAAGGCTATGACGTATTACAATATTTCGAGATGATGTCGCAGGGTAAAGTGAATGGCTATATTTGCCAGGGCTTTAACCCGGTCGCGTCGTTCCCGAACAAAAACAAAGTAGTAGCATCACTGTCGAAACTGAAATTCCTGGTAACTATTGACCCGCTCAATACTGAAACCGCGAATTTCTGGCAAAACCACGGTGAATTTAACGATGTCAGTCCATCGAAAATTCAAACCGAGGTGTTCCGCTTGCCATCCAGTTGTTTTGCTGAAGAAAACGGTTCAATTGTTAACTCCAGCCGCTGGCTGCAATGGCACTGGAAAGGTGCTGATTCACCGGGCGAAGCATTGAACGATGGTGCCATTTTGGCAGGTATCTTTAGTCGTCTGCGTGACATGTACCATCGGGACGGTGGTGCAGTGCCAGAACAGGTGCTCAATATGACCTGGGATTATCTGACGCCAGACAATCCAGAGCCAGAAGAAGTGGCACAGGAAAGCAATGGTAAAGCACTGGCTGATATCACCGATGCTGACGGCAAAGTGCTGGTCAAAAAAGGCGAGCAGCTCAGTACCTTCGCTCATCTGCGTGATGATGGTACTACCGCCAGTGGATGCTGGATCTTTGCCGGTAGTTGGACACCGGCCGGTAACCAGATGGCACGCCGTGATAACGCTGACCCATCCGGCCTTGGCAATACACTGGGCTGGGCGTGGGCATGGCCGCTTAACCGCCGCATTCTATACAACCGTGCCTCTGCTGACCCACAAGGTAAACCGTGGGATCCGAAACGCCAGTTGCTGGAGTGGGATGGCACCAAATGGGGTGGCGTTGATATCCCAGATTACAGTGCCGCGGCACCGGGTAGCGATGTCGGGCCGTTTATCATGCAGCCAGAGGGCATGGGCCGCCTGTTTGCCATCGACAAAATGGCAGAAGGACCGTTCCCGGAACATTATGAGCCATTTGAAACGCCGTTGGGCACCAACCCGCTGCACCCGAATGTGATATCCAACCCGGCCGCGCGCGTGTTTAAAGACGATTTGGCCGCAATGGGTTCTCATGAGCAGTTCCCGTATGTCGGTACCACTTATCGTCTGACCGAGCATTTCCACTACTGGACTAAGCATGTGCTGCTCAATGCTATCGCACAGCCAGAACAGTTTGTGGAAATTGGCGAAAAACTGGCAGCGAAAAAGGGCATTAAGCAGGGCGATACCGTGAAAGTCAGTTCCAACCGTGGCTATATCAAAGCCAAGGCGGTGGTGACCAAACGTATTCGTACGCTGAATGTTCATGGGCAGGAAGTTGACACTATTGGTATCCCGATCCACTGGGGATACGAAGGGGTGGCGAAAAAAGGCTTCCTGGCCAATACCCTGACACCGTTTGTCGGTGATGCCAATACGCAAACGCCAGAGTTCAAGGCGTTTCTGGTCAACGTGGAAAAGGTGTAA
- a CDS encoding formate dehydrogenase cytochrome b556 subunit (cytochrome b556(FDO) component; heme containing), with translation MKKEKRIQRYSAPERINHWIVAFCFILAAISGLGFFFPSFNWLMNIFGTPQLARILHPFAGVIMFAAFLIMFFRYWKHNLINKEDLEWAKNIHKIAMNEEVGDTGRYNFGQKCVFWAAIISLVLLLASGVVIWRPYFAPSFPIPLIRLALLVHSLAAVGLIIVIMVHVYAALWVKGTITAMVEGWVPAAWAKKHHPRWYREVNAKSQRQKKQEEKP, from the coding sequence ATGAAAAAAGAAAAACGCATCCAGCGCTACAGCGCGCCGGAGCGCATCAACCACTGGATAGTGGCCTTCTGCTTTATACTGGCCGCTATCAGTGGTTTGGGGTTCTTCTTCCCGTCATTTAACTGGCTGATGAATATTTTTGGTACGCCGCAGTTGGCACGCATCCTTCACCCCTTTGCCGGGGTGATTATGTTCGCCGCCTTCCTGATCATGTTTTTCCGTTACTGGAAACATAATCTGATCAATAAGGAAGACCTGGAATGGGCTAAAAATATCCATAAAATCGCCATGAATGAGGAAGTCGGCGACACGGGGCGCTATAATTTCGGTCAGAAGTGCGTATTCTGGGCTGCTATTATCAGTCTGGTGTTGTTGTTGGCCAGTGGTGTTGTTATCTGGCGGCCTTATTTTGCGCCTTCCTTCCCGATCCCGCTGATTCGCCTGGCACTGCTGGTGCATTCGCTGGCGGCGGTCGGGTTAATTATCGTGATTATGGTGCACGTTTATGCTGCCCTGTGGGTTAAGGGCACCATTACCGCGATGGTAGAAGGCTGGGTACCGGCGGCGTGGGCGAAAAAGCACCATCCGCGCTGGTACCGTGAGGTTAACGCCAAAAGTCAGCGTCAGAAAAAACAGGAAGAGAAACCCTGA
- a CDS encoding DUF1795 domain-containing protein, translating to MLKIVAKLTVVMVLVGGLAACDNSKESKESTNNAAPASTPATTPAPAPVASTPAVTPPAATTPAAKLSADQQQVSLFDGKVTFVLPTSFVDQTKLAGDVNNEQNQTLLLIDAAGKQMAVTAVTNPPGVELLDTSDLSLDALNKGLLQGFSAQYQNIKQTGQKDITVDGHKFRLFDTKQKIQNSPMVATTIFTVLDKKVVFIQMVSAAEKTKQHQTLVNSVVDSIALH from the coding sequence ATGTTGAAGATAGTCGCAAAACTGACGGTAGTGATGGTGTTGGTAGGTGGTCTGGCCGCGTGTGATAACAGTAAGGAGAGCAAGGAAAGCACCAACAATGCCGCCCCTGCATCGACCCCTGCTACAACACCCGCGCCCGCTCCGGTAGCCTCTACACCCGCAGTAACTCCGCCAGCAGCAACCACGCCAGCCGCTAAACTTTCCGCTGACCAGCAGCAGGTTAGTCTATTTGATGGTAAGGTTACCTTTGTATTACCAACATCATTTGTTGACCAAACTAAATTGGCGGGTGACGTAAACAATGAGCAAAATCAAACGTTGTTATTGATTGATGCTGCCGGTAAACAAATGGCCGTCACTGCGGTGACTAACCCGCCGGGCGTTGAATTGCTTGATACCAGTGATTTGTCCCTTGATGCGTTAAACAAAGGGTTATTGCAGGGGTTCAGTGCTCAGTACCAGAATATTAAACAAACCGGACAAAAAGACATCACCGTTGATGGCCATAAGTTCCGCCTGTTTGATACCAAGCAAAAAATACAAAATTCGCCGATGGTAGCGACTACAATCTTTACTGTGTTAGATAAGAAAGTGGTATTTATTCAGATGGTCTCTGCCGCTGAAAAAACCAAGCAACACCAAACGTTAGTGAATAGCGTGGTTGATTCTATCGCGCTACACTAA
- a CDS encoding L-seryl-tRNA(Sec) selenium transferase, which yields MSAEPHQLYSQLPAIDRLLREPDVAPLVAEYGPVLLTDILRQMQVEAREYIRQFHSLADWCSDWPTALKQRLHSRQSALKPVFNLSGTVLHTNLGRAPLAESAIAAVNDAMRGAVTLEYSLSGAGRGHRDRAIADLLCELTGAEDACIVNNNAAAVFLMLTVMAAGKQVVVSRGELVEIGGAFRIPDVMRQAGCELVEVGTTNRTHLKDYRQAINEHTGLLMKVHTSNYSIEGFTASVAEAQLATLGHEFSIPTATDLGSGSLVDMTRYGLPAEPMPQQLIAAGIDLVTFSGDKLLGGPQAGIILGKKQWIEQLQQHPLKRVLRADKMTLAALDATLRLYQQPDRLTELLPTMRLLTRPTQVIAESAQRVLGALTARYGTDFTLAAEPCWSQIGSGSLPVDRLASWAVTFAPKEGRGSALEALTARWRGLAKPVIGRVADGRLWLDLRCLEDEAALLRELAR from the coding sequence ATGAGCGCAGAACCCCATCAGTTATACAGTCAGTTACCCGCAATAGATCGCCTGCTACGCGAGCCAGATGTTGCCCCTTTAGTGGCTGAATATGGCCCTGTTTTATTGACCGATATTTTGCGTCAAATGCAGGTTGAGGCTCGTGAATATATCCGCCAATTTCATTCACTGGCTGATTGGTGCAGTGACTGGCCAACAGCATTAAAGCAGCGTTTACATAGCCGCCAATCCGCGTTAAAACCCGTCTTTAACCTTTCCGGTACCGTATTGCATACCAACTTGGGCCGTGCCCCATTGGCTGAATCAGCTATTGCTGCGGTGAATGATGCGATGCGTGGCGCGGTAACACTGGAATACTCTCTGAGTGGTGCCGGGCGTGGCCATCGTGACCGGGCTATCGCCGATTTGCTGTGTGAGCTGACCGGTGCGGAAGATGCTTGTATCGTGAATAACAATGCTGCTGCGGTGTTTCTCATGCTGACGGTAATGGCGGCGGGGAAACAGGTAGTGGTTTCTCGCGGTGAGCTGGTGGAGATTGGTGGTGCTTTTCGTATCCCGGATGTGATGCGACAGGCGGGGTGTGAATTGGTCGAAGTGGGTACCACTAATCGCACGCACCTTAAAGATTACCGCCAAGCCATAAATGAACACACTGGCCTGCTGATGAAAGTGCATACCAGCAATTACAGTATTGAAGGTTTCACCGCCTCGGTTGCCGAAGCGCAACTCGCAACATTAGGCCATGAATTCTCCATCCCGACCGCCACCGATCTGGGCAGCGGTTCGTTGGTGGATATGACCCGCTATGGTTTGCCAGCAGAACCAATGCCACAGCAATTGATTGCAGCGGGTATCGATTTAGTCACCTTTTCGGGCGATAAACTGCTGGGTGGCCCACAGGCCGGGATTATTCTTGGCAAAAAACAGTGGATTGAGCAGCTACAGCAGCACCCACTTAAGCGGGTGTTACGCGCCGATAAAATGACGCTGGCCGCACTGGACGCCACCTTGCGTCTCTATCAGCAGCCAGACCGGTTGACAGAGTTGCTGCCAACCATGAGGTTACTCACCCGGCCAACACAGGTTATCGCCGAGAGTGCACAACGGGTATTGGGTGCTCTAACCGCTCGTTATGGCACCGATTTCACGCTGGCGGCAGAACCTTGCTGGTCGCAGATCGGTAGCGGTTCGCTACCGGTAGACCGTCTGGCCAGTTGGGCGGTAACGTTCGCACCAAAAGAGGGGCGTGGAAGTGCTCTGGAAGCCCTAACAGCGCGTTGGCGCGGTTTGGCTAAGCCGGTTATTGGCCGCGTGGCTGATGGGCGTTTGTGGCTCGATTTGCGTTGCCTGGAGGATGAGGCGGCGTTGCTCAGGGAATTGGCTCGATGA
- a CDS encoding multidrug transporter MdfA, with the protein MQTSFSPATRLGRRALLFPLCLVLFEFAAYIANDMIQPGMLAVVADFNASIEWVPTSMTAYLAGGMFLQWLLGPLSDRRGRRPVMLFGVAFFVVTCLAILLVNSIEQFIAMRFLQGIGLCFIGAVGYATIQESFEEAVCIKITALMANVALIAPLLGPLAGAALIHVAPWQAMFVLFAVLGAISFVGLWRAMPETAALKGEKLSVAAMWHDYKLVLANRRFMCGSLALGFASLPLLAWIAQSPVILISGEQLSTVEYGVLQVPIFGALIIGNLTLARLSGKTSIPRLIRYGAGPMIIGLLVAAGSTLYSSHAYLWMTAGLSLYAFGIGLANAGLVRLTLFASDISKGTVSAAMGMISMMVFTFGIEFAKIAYLWGNSGIFNLFNLISGLLWLGLVMIFIRRQPEAVTAE; encoded by the coding sequence ATGCAAACTTCATTTTCACCCGCGACACGTTTAGGTCGACGGGCGCTTTTATTCCCTCTTTGTTTAGTATTGTTCGAATTTGCCGCTTATATCGCTAACGATATGATCCAGCCAGGTATGCTCGCCGTAGTGGCTGATTTTAATGCCAGTATTGAGTGGGTTCCGACCTCTATGACTGCCTATCTGGCTGGCGGGATGTTCTTGCAATGGTTACTTGGGCCGTTGTCAGACCGCCGTGGGCGCCGCCCGGTAATGTTGTTCGGTGTCGCATTCTTTGTGGTGACATGCCTTGCCATCTTGCTGGTCAATAGTATCGAACAGTTCATCGCCATGCGCTTCCTGCAAGGGATCGGCTTATGCTTTATTGGTGCCGTCGGTTACGCCACTATTCAGGAATCATTTGAAGAAGCGGTCTGTATTAAAATTACCGCGTTAATGGCCAATGTCGCCTTGATTGCCCCATTACTCGGCCCTCTGGCGGGGGCCGCCTTGATTCATGTCGCTCCGTGGCAGGCAATGTTTGTGCTATTTGCCGTGCTGGGGGCCATTTCATTTGTGGGCTTATGGCGCGCCATGCCGGAAACCGCCGCTCTGAAAGGGGAGAAACTGTCAGTGGCAGCGATGTGGCATGACTATAAGCTGGTGCTCGCCAACCGCCGTTTCATGTGTGGTTCCCTGGCGTTAGGCTTTGCCAGCCTGCCATTGCTGGCGTGGATTGCGCAATCACCTGTCATTTTGATCAGCGGTGAGCAGCTATCCACTGTTGAATATGGTGTTTTGCAGGTGCCCATTTTCGGCGCACTGATTATTGGTAATCTGACACTGGCGAGATTGAGCGGCAAAACCAGTATTCCACGTCTTATCCGCTACGGTGCCGGTCCGATGATTATTGGCTTGCTGGTTGCCGCAGGCTCAACGCTCTATTCATCCCATGCTTATCTGTGGATGACGGCAGGACTGAGCCTGTATGCCTTTGGTATTGGCTTGGCTAATGCCGGTTTGGTGCGGTTGACACTGTTCGCCAGTGATATCAGTAAAGGTACGGTATCTGCCGCCATGGGGATGATCAGTATGATGGTATTCACCTTCGGCATTGAGTTTGCCAAAATCGCTTACTTGTGGGGCAACAGCGGTATCTTTAACCTGTTCAATCTGATCAGTGGCTTGCTGTGGCTGGGCTTGGTGATGATATTTATTCGCCGTCAGCCGGAGGCGGTTACTGCGGAGTAG
- the fdxH gene encoding formate dehydrogenase subunit beta, with product MSLQTQDIIRRSGTNSLTPPPQDRNHQQEVAKLIDVTTCIGCKACQVACSEWNDIRDEVGHNVGVYDNPADLTAKSWTVMRFSEVEDEESGKLEWLIRKDGCMHCADPGCLKACPSEGAIIQYANGIVDFQSEHCIGCGYCIAGCPFDVPRMNKDDNRVYKCTLCVDRVGVGQEPACVKTCPTGAIHFGTKESMKEVAAGRVAELKTRGFDNAGLYDPAGVGGTHVMYVLHHADKPQLYHGLPENPTISPTVTFWKGIWKPLAAVGFAATFAASIFHYVGVGPNRVEEEENEDDKPDSTPADTSLPPPEQTTAEHSDDGETPK from the coding sequence ATGTCACTGCAAACCCAAGACATTATACGGCGCTCCGGCACCAACTCCCTTACGCCGCCGCCACAGGATCGTAACCACCAGCAAGAGGTGGCCAAGCTTATCGACGTCACCACCTGTATCGGTTGTAAAGCCTGTCAGGTGGCGTGTTCGGAGTGGAATGATATCCGTGATGAAGTCGGTCATAACGTCGGGGTGTACGATAACCCCGCAGATCTGACCGCTAAATCATGGACGGTGATGCGTTTTTCTGAAGTTGAAGATGAAGAGAGCGGCAAGCTGGAGTGGCTGATCCGTAAGGATGGCTGCATGCATTGTGCTGACCCCGGCTGCCTGAAGGCATGTCCGTCGGAAGGGGCAATCATTCAGTATGCCAATGGTATCGTCGATTTCCAGTCAGAACACTGTATCGGCTGTGGTTACTGCATCGCCGGTTGCCCGTTCGATGTGCCGCGCATGAACAAAGATGACAACCGGGTGTATAAATGTACCTTGTGCGTCGATCGCGTTGGTGTTGGCCAGGAACCTGCCTGTGTGAAAACCTGCCCGACCGGAGCGATTCACTTTGGCACCAAAGAGTCAATGAAAGAAGTCGCTGCGGGCCGGGTTGCTGAGTTGAAAACTCGTGGCTTTGATAACGCAGGGTTATATGACCCCGCTGGCGTGGGGGGCACCCATGTGATGTATGTACTGCATCATGCGGATAAACCGCAGCTCTATCATGGTCTGCCGGAGAACCCGACCATCAGTCCGACAGTCACCTTCTGGAAGGGGATCTGGAAACCACTGGCAGCGGTGGGCTTCGCTGCAACCTTTGCGGCCAGTATCTTCCATTATGTGGGTGTCGGCCCGAACCGGGTTGAAGAAGAGGAGAACGAAGACGATAAGCCGGATTCAACACCTGCTGACACGTCATTGCCGCCACCGGAGCAGACCACCGCTGAGCACTCAGACGACGGGGAGACGCCCAAATGA